The Microbacterium paraoxydans genome includes a window with the following:
- a CDS encoding DUF2510 domain-containing protein gives MSVPAGWYDDGSGRQRWWDGARWTDAYAPPSAPTNPSLPHPEAPTYGSAAPAQQVPDAASRPTPVLGFIGLGLAVLGAVLAFIPVLFVVGAVILFAGFVVSLIGLFTKNAAKWPSIVGMVVSVVGAVIGVIVLIVSLVLASSALNDSLPAESAPPASAQPSDPPSSASESRPTPEEIGASAEEINRSNGLTTYDDMPDFYPCVGQYVYDSALSDESVQLLVDGRDPLESERELATQVITDATLTCDPQG, from the coding sequence ATGAGTGTCCCGGCTGGGTGGTACGACGATGGTTCCGGGCGCCAGCGGTGGTGGGACGGAGCACGGTGGACCGACGCCTACGCTCCCCCTTCGGCTCCGACGAATCCCTCGCTGCCTCATCCCGAGGCGCCGACATACGGGTCGGCCGCCCCGGCGCAACAGGTCCCTGACGCTGCTTCTCGGCCGACGCCGGTCCTCGGGTTCATCGGGCTGGGCCTGGCCGTCCTCGGCGCCGTTCTCGCCTTCATCCCCGTGTTGTTCGTGGTCGGCGCGGTGATCCTGTTCGCCGGGTTCGTCGTGTCGCTGATCGGGTTGTTCACGAAGAACGCCGCGAAGTGGCCGTCGATCGTCGGCATGGTCGTTTCGGTCGTCGGCGCCGTGATCGGGGTCATCGTGCTCATCGTGTCGCTCGTGCTGGCCTCGTCGGCGCTGAACGACTCGTTGCCCGCCGAAAGCGCGCCCCCGGCCAGCGCCCAGCCATCGGACCCGCCGAGCAGCGCCAGTGAGAGCCGTCCGACACCTGAGGAGATCGGCGCGTCCGCGGAGGAGATCAACCGGTCGAACGGCCTGACCACCTATGACGATATGCCGGACTTCTATCCCTGCGTCGGGCAGTACGTCTACGACTCCGCGTTGTCCGATGAGAGCGTCCAGCTCCTGGTCGACGGACGCGATCCGCTCGAGTCCGAGCGGGAGCTGGCGACCCAGGTGATCACGGATGCCACGCTGACCTGCGATCCCCAGGGGTAG
- a CDS encoding ComEA family DNA-binding protein, whose product MTSSPPPPPPPRRRLRLGLGAAVVLAIVALSTAVGLGLVRGQPSSVEAVPLAESSASVEPAPAEIYVHVLGAVERPGLYVLRADSRVVDALAAAGGSTDAADLAGVNLARRVEDGEQILVPVVGAVADPSAPPSGDGTVDLNTADQAALEELPGIGPALAERIVAWREDNGRFRTVDDLLAVPGIGEKVLEGLRDGVRV is encoded by the coding sequence ATGACCTCGTCCCCGCCTCCACCTCCTCCGCCCCGTCGGAGGCTCCGCCTCGGACTCGGCGCGGCGGTCGTGCTGGCGATCGTCGCGCTCTCCACGGCCGTCGGCCTCGGGCTGGTGCGGGGTCAACCGTCGTCCGTCGAGGCGGTTCCGCTCGCGGAGAGCTCGGCGTCGGTCGAGCCCGCGCCCGCGGAGATCTACGTGCATGTGCTCGGGGCGGTCGAGCGCCCGGGCCTGTACGTCCTGCGCGCCGACTCCCGGGTCGTCGACGCTCTCGCGGCCGCCGGCGGGTCGACGGACGCCGCCGACCTTGCGGGGGTCAATCTCGCCCGCCGGGTCGAGGACGGTGAGCAGATCCTGGTTCCGGTCGTAGGTGCTGTCGCCGACCCGTCGGCGCCGCCATCCGGAGACGGGACCGTCGATCTGAACACCGCGGATCAGGCGGCTCTGGAGGAGCTCCCGGGAATCGGGCCGGCGCTGGCCGAGCGTATCGTCGCGTGGCGCGAGGACAACGGTCGGTTCCGCACGGTCGACGATCTCCTGGCGGTGCCGGGGATCGGGGAGAAGGTCTTGGAGGGGCTGCGAGACGGGGTGCGCGTGTGA